The following are encoded in a window of Brettanomyces bruxellensis chromosome 9, complete sequence genomic DNA:
- a CDS encoding uncharacterized protein (BUSCO:EOG092643IE): MEIKKFDHPVYQKLADYKVILCSTSPRRKDILAQLGFQFEIAQSHFEENLDKSKYSVDEYVRETATGKAKAVWNNLDRRTKTGKILLIAGDTVVESGGKIYEKPQDYQKNVEMLKELRDSKNAVNVRSGVVLLLGDEKLPDGYQMVRFNDRTVVEMKNDVSDEFIELYCRTGEGLQVAGGFRIQGYGIMMMKGVKGDFYNGVGLPSTKTFDEICKLLGCVV; this comes from the coding sequence ATGGAAATTAAGAAGTTTGATCATCCGGTGTACCAGAAGCTTGCAGATTACAAAGTAATACTGTGCTCTACTTCTCCAAGGAGAAAAGACATACTGGCACAACTAGGATTCCAATTTGAGATTGCCCAATCGCATTTTGAGGAGAATTTGGACAAGTCAAAGTATTCCGTGGATGAATATGTGAGGGAAACAGCAACAGGGAAGGCGAAAGCAGTGTGGAATAATTTGGATAGGCGGAcaaaaacaggaaaaatacTATTGATAGCAGGAGACACTGTAGTTGAAAGTGGAGGCAAGATATATGAGAAGCCTCAGGATTATCAAAAGAACGTCGAAATGCTCAAGGAGCTGCGAGATTCAAAGAATGCTGTGAATGTGAGATCTGGGGTTGTTCTTTTGCTTGGTGATGAGAAGTTGCCGGATGGATATCAAATGGTTAGATTCAACGATAGGACTGTAGTggagatgaaaaatgatgttAGTGACGAGTTTATTGAGCTGTACTGCAGAACAGGAGAAGGATTACAGGTTGCTGGCGGATTTAGGATTCAGGGATACGGgattatgatgatgaaaggTGTAAAAGGTGATTTTTACAACGGAGTTGGTCTTCCGTCGACAAAAACGTTTGACGAGATCTGCAAGTTGCTGGGTTGTGTGGTGTGA
- a CDS encoding uncharacterized protein (BUSCO:EOG09264T8I) produces MAAKGRRLVRKSKVATKGTKKAPVKPAAKKVSKAKKASIQKDEKPAKAVEDELDKDKIELGDDSTAESGSDEDDEEEKGLSDIEQELQEEMESKNSKTTTTKKGVYKLTKPTAKGKSARNGQEQKKFGKRGVIYIGRIPHGFYEDELRKYFSQFGEITRLRLSRNRKTGNSKHYGFIEFSDPEVASIAAETMNNYLLFGHILKCAVIPPEKIHDELFNGANTKFTVVPWKELSEKKNDMPKTAEKWAELEKRADDHLKQKQEKLKEAGIDFDLSAL; encoded by the coding sequence ATGGCAgcaaaaggaagaagacttgttagaaaaagcaaagtaGCCACAAAAGGGACCAAGAAGGCACCCGTGAAGCCAGCTGCTAAAAAAGTGAGCAAAGCTAAAAAAGCTAGCATacagaaagatgaaaaacCTGCAAAAGCAGTTGAGGATGAGCTAGATAAAGATAAGATTGAACTCGGAGATGATTCAACTGCTGAAAGTGGCTCAGATGAAGAcgatgaggaggaaaaaggCCTCTCGGATATCGAGCAAGAACTCCAGGAGGAAATGGAAAgtaaaaattcaaaaactACAACAACAAAGAAAGGAGTTTACAAATTAACAAAGCCTACAGCCAAAGGGAAAAGCGCAAGAAATGGCCAAgagcagaagaagtttgGCAAAAGAGGCGTGATATATATTGGCCGTATACCGCATGGATTTTATGAGGATGAGCTTAGGAAGTATTTCAGCCAGTTTGGAGAAATTACAAGACTCAGACTCTcaagaaacagaaagaCTGGAAATTCGAAACATTACGGGTTTATTGAATTCTCTGATCCAGAAGTGGCTTCCATTGCAGCCGAGACAATGAATAATTACTTGTTATTTGGCCATATTCTCAAATGTGCGGTTATTCCACCAGAAAAGATCCACGATGAGCTTTTCAACGGTGCCAACACCAAGTTTACGGTTGTGCCATGGAAGGAGTTgagtgaaaagaagaacgaTATGCCTAAAACAGCAGAAAAGTGGGCTGAACTAGAAAAGAGGGCAGATGATCACCTAAAGCAGAAGCAGGAGAAGCTTAAGGAAGCTGGCATTGATTTTGATCTTAGCGCTCTATAG
- the HHT1_2 gene encoding histone H3.1 yields the protein MARTKQTARKSTGGKAPRKQLASKAARKSAPSTGGVKKPHRYKPGTVALREIRRFQKSTELLIRKLPFQRLVREIAQDFKTDLRFQSSAIGALQESVEAYLVSLFEDTNLCAIHAKRVTIQKKDIQLARRLRGERS from the coding sequence ATGGCTAGAACTAAACAAACAGCTAGAAAGTCTACCGGTGGTAAAGCACCAAGAAAGCAGTTGGCTTCTAAGGCAGCCAGAAAATCCGCCCCTTCTACAGGTGGTGTTAAGAAGCCTCACAGATATAAGCCAGGTACTGTTGCTTTGAGAGAAATCAGAAGATTCCAGAAATCTACCGAGTTGTTGATCAGAAAGTTGCCATTCCAGAGATTGGTCAGGGAGATTGCCCAGGATTTCAAGACTGATTTGAGATTCCAGTCTTCTGCTATTGGTGCCTTGCAAGAATCTGTTGAGGCTTACTTGGTTTCTCTATTTGAAGACACTAACTTGTGTGCCATTCATGCCAAGAGAGTCACTATCCAGAAGAAGGACATCCAGTTGGCCAGAAGATTGAGAGGTGAGAGATCTTAA